The following coding sequences lie in one Flavobacteriales bacterium genomic window:
- a CDS encoding type IIA DNA topoisomerase subunit B — MAEESNYTEDSIRSLDWKEHIRLRPGMYIGKLGDGSAYDDGIYILLKEVVDNCIDEFVMGNGRTIDISIKDKLVKVRDYGRGIPLGKMIDAVSKMNTGGKYDSKAFKKSVGLNGVGTKAVNALSSSFIVESVRDGQIKKAEFERGELINDYPIEESSYRKGTKVSFIPDEVIFKNYQYRMQFVEKLLWNYAFLNTGLSINFNGEKIESENGLKDLLQQNLSDEALYPIIHLKGEDIEVAICHTQAYGEEYHSFVNGQFTPQGGTHQNEFRTAYVKTIREFYGKDYDAADVRSGIISAVSVKVMEPVFESQTKTKLGSTDVGPDGPSMRAFINDFLKRELDNYLHKNPDVAEAVQRRILQAERERKDMAGIKQLAKKRAKEVSLHNKKLRDCRVHYNDEKDNPRKVETTLFITEGDSASGSITKSRDVNTQAVFSLKGKPLNSYGLTKKIVYENEEFNLLQAALNIEEGIEYLRYNNIVIATDADVDGMHIRLLLITFFLQFFPDVIKNGHLYVLDTPLFRVRDKQQTFYCYSEQEKKDAIEKLKGKAEITRFKGLGEISPSEFKFFIGEDIRLDPVIIGSDTPVQKLLDFYMGKNTPERQEFIIENLKVEKDLIEESL; from the coding sequence ATGGCAGAAGAATCAAATTATACCGAAGACAGCATACGGTCGTTAGATTGGAAAGAACACATCCGATTACGGCCCGGTATGTATATAGGTAAACTCGGCGACGGGTCTGCTTACGACGACGGTATTTACATTTTGTTGAAAGAAGTTGTAGATAACTGTATTGATGAGTTTGTAATGGGAAATGGTAGAACCATTGATATTTCTATTAAAGACAAGTTGGTAAAAGTGAGAGATTACGGTCGTGGTATTCCGTTAGGAAAAATGATTGATGCCGTATCGAAAATGAATACGGGTGGAAAATACGACTCAAAAGCATTTAAAAAATCGGTTGGTTTAAATGGTGTGGGTACAAAAGCAGTAAATGCTTTATCCAGCTCATTTATTGTTGAATCGGTTAGAGATGGACAAATTAAAAAAGCAGAATTTGAGCGAGGCGAATTAATCAACGATTACCCGATTGAAGAATCGAGCTACCGAAAAGGAACAAAAGTGAGTTTTATTCCTGATGAAGTTATTTTTAAAAACTACCAATACCGTATGCAGTTTGTCGAAAAACTGTTGTGGAACTATGCGTTTTTAAATACTGGTTTATCCATCAACTTCAATGGCGAAAAAATTGAATCGGAAAACGGGTTAAAAGATTTATTACAACAAAATTTATCCGACGAAGCCCTCTACCCTATTATCCATTTAAAAGGCGAAGATATTGAAGTGGCTATTTGTCATACTCAAGCGTATGGCGAAGAATACCATTCGTTTGTTAACGGACAATTTACTCCGCAAGGTGGAACACACCAAAACGAATTTAGAACGGCTTACGTTAAAACCATTCGTGAGTTTTATGGTAAGGATTATGATGCTGCCGATGTGCGTTCAGGAATTATTTCTGCAGTAAGTGTAAAAGTAATGGAGCCTGTTTTTGAATCGCAAACAAAAACAAAATTGGGTTCAACAGATGTTGGTCCTGATGGTCCTTCGATGCGTGCATTTATCAACGATTTTTTAAAACGTGAATTAGATAATTACCTTCATAAAAACCCAGATGTTGCCGAAGCCGTTCAGCGCCGTATTTTACAAGCTGAGCGTGAACGCAAGGACATGGCGGGCATCAAACAATTGGCAAAGAAACGAGCCAAAGAGGTTTCGTTGCACAACAAAAAATTAAGAGACTGTAGAGTTCATTACAACGACGAAAAAGACAATCCTAGAAAAGTGGAGACTACCCTTTTTATTACTGAGGGAGATTCAGCTTCTGGTTCTATTACCAAGTCGAGAGACGTAAACACTCAAGCGGTTTTTAGTTTAAAAGGAAAGCCCTTGAATTCGTATGGTTTAACTAAGAAAATTGTTTACGAAAACGAAGAATTCAATTTATTACAAGCAGCCTTAAACATTGAAGAAGGCATTGAATATTTACGCTACAACAACATTGTTATTGCTACCGATGCCGATGTGGATGGTATGCACATACGATTGTTGTTGATTACCTTCTTTTTACAATTTTTCCCTGATGTGATTAAAAATGGACACTTGTATGTATTAGACACGCCTCTTTTTAGGGTTCGTGATAAACAACAAACCTTTTACTGTTATTCGGAACAAGAAAAGAAAGATGCCATTGAAAAACTAAAAGGTAAAGCCGAAATAACTCGATTTAAAGGGTTAGGAGAAATTTCACCAAGCGAATTCAAATTTTTTATTGGTGAAGACATTCGTTTAGACCCAGTTATTATTGGTTCTGACACACCAGTACAAAAATTGCTGGATTTTTACATGGGTAAAAACACACCAGAACGTCAAGAATTTATCATCGAAAACTTAAAAGTTGAAAAAGATTTAATTGAGGAATCATTATAG
- a CDS encoding DNA gyrase/topoisomerase IV subunit A — MAENEEDNIERDEEFENNEGEKLENVIQVSGMYHEWFLDYASYVILERAVPHLNDGLKPVQRRILHSMKELDDGRYHKVANVIGNTMKYHPHGDASIGDAMVQIGQKDLLIDCQGNWGNIYTGDRAAAPRYIEARLTKFALDVVFNAKTTTWLSSYDGRNNEPETLPVKFPLLLTQGVEGIAVGLACKTLPHNFIELIDGSVAILKGKKTNIMPDFPTGGMADFSNYNEGLRGGRVKVRARIAVEDKKTLKITELPFGVTTDKLIESILKANSKNKIKVHHIDDNTAEDVEILIHLPSGVSPDKTIDALYAFTDCEVSISPNSTVIHEDKPKFIGVNELLEISTHNTVDLLKRELEIRKGELEDQWHFSSLEKIFIENKIYVPLHGLGYEEAIEKTLELLQPFIKHLLRPVNDEDVKRLLEIRMRRITKHDADKAEEKLLALEDELKQVKYNLEHLIEFAIEYFKEIKKKYGEGRERKTEIRSFENIDAAQVAINNVKLYVNKEEGFIGHGLKRGEGDFVCDCSDIDDIIVFREDGVMMVTRNSAKAFVGKNIIHVGVWKKDDKRTIYNLIYQDGKSGPTMMKRFPVTSITRDKEYHLTKGTAGSKVLWFTANPNGEAETVLVKLKPKPNVRKLKFEIDFSELAIKGRGALGNRVTKYPIAKIELKEKGVSTLSARKIWFDDTVQRLNTDGRGDFLGEFKATDKILTIMQSGEYQLTGFDLFTKFDENMIVIEKWNPKKPVSAIYYDGDKKQYNVKRFLVEPTSNKVLFITEHPDSFLEVVSTDWKPQIQLNFAKDKGVERASETIKLEDFIAVKGLKAIGNRLTTYKVKNIDLLEPLPFEEVVEDVEEVEDESQKLEEDTEDIDDGDEQVEESDDEDDNEEEELMTKKETKPAISLPSVEKKEKKGPIKPIDDDSENQMKLF; from the coding sequence ATGGCAGAAAACGAAGAAGATAACATAGAAAGAGACGAAGAGTTTGAAAACAACGAAGGCGAAAAGCTGGAAAATGTTATTCAGGTTTCGGGCATGTATCACGAATGGTTTTTGGATTATGCTTCTTATGTTATTTTGGAGCGTGCTGTTCCTCATTTAAACGATGGTTTAAAACCAGTTCAGCGTCGAATATTACATTCGATGAAAGAACTGGACGACGGTCGTTACCACAAAGTAGCCAACGTAATTGGTAACACCATGAAATATCACCCTCATGGTGATGCTTCAATTGGCGATGCCATGGTACAAATCGGACAAAAAGATTTATTGATTGATTGTCAAGGAAACTGGGGAAATATTTATACTGGTGATAGAGCTGCTGCACCCCGATACATTGAGGCACGTTTAACCAAATTTGCTCTAGATGTAGTATTTAATGCAAAAACTACTACTTGGCTGTCTTCATACGATGGTAGAAACAACGAACCCGAAACCTTACCTGTAAAATTCCCTTTACTGCTTACCCAAGGTGTTGAGGGTATTGCTGTTGGTTTAGCTTGTAAAACCTTACCTCATAACTTTATTGAGCTTATTGATGGTTCGGTAGCTATTTTAAAAGGCAAAAAAACCAACATCATGCCCGACTTCCCAACGGGTGGTATGGCAGATTTTTCGAACTACAACGAAGGATTAAGAGGTGGGCGAGTTAAAGTAAGAGCCAGAATTGCTGTAGAAGATAAAAAGACCTTAAAAATTACCGAATTGCCTTTTGGTGTTACTACAGATAAGTTGATTGAATCCATTCTAAAGGCAAATTCAAAAAACAAAATAAAAGTTCATCACATTGATGACAATACAGCCGAAGATGTCGAGATTTTAATTCACTTACCATCTGGTGTATCGCCCGATAAAACCATTGATGCACTTTATGCTTTTACTGATTGTGAGGTTTCGATATCTCCAAACAGTACAGTAATACACGAAGACAAACCAAAGTTTATTGGTGTAAATGAATTGTTAGAAATTTCAACGCACAATACCGTTGATTTATTAAAACGTGAGTTAGAAATCCGAAAAGGTGAATTAGAAGATCAATGGCACTTTTCATCGTTAGAGAAGATTTTTATCGAAAACAAAATTTATGTTCCGTTACACGGTTTGGGTTATGAAGAAGCTATTGAGAAAACCTTAGAATTGCTTCAACCATTTATCAAACATTTGCTTCGCCCTGTAAATGATGAAGATGTGAAGCGCTTGTTGGAAATCAGAATGCGAAGAATTACAAAGCACGATGCCGACAAAGCCGAGGAGAAATTATTGGCATTAGAAGATGAACTGAAACAAGTGAAATACAACTTGGAACATTTGATTGAATTTGCCATTGAGTATTTTAAAGAAATTAAAAAGAAATACGGTGAAGGAAGAGAACGAAAAACAGAAATTCGTTCGTTCGAAAACATTGATGCAGCACAAGTTGCTATAAACAATGTTAAGCTTTATGTAAATAAAGAAGAAGGTTTTATTGGTCATGGATTAAAACGTGGCGAAGGAGATTTTGTTTGCGATTGCTCGGATATTGATGATATTATTGTATTTAGAGAAGACGGTGTAATGATGGTTACACGTAACTCTGCAAAAGCTTTTGTGGGTAAAAACATTATTCATGTTGGAGTTTGGAAAAAAGACGATAAACGAACCATTTACAACTTAATTTATCAGGACGGTAAATCTGGGCCAACCATGATGAAACGTTTTCCGGTAACCTCTATAACTCGTGATAAGGAATATCATTTAACCAAAGGAACAGCTGGTTCTAAAGTGCTATGGTTTACAGCAAATCCTAACGGAGAAGCAGAAACCGTTTTAGTTAAATTAAAACCAAAACCAAACGTACGTAAACTCAAATTCGAAATCGATTTTTCAGAATTGGCAATAAAAGGTCGTGGAGCATTGGGCAATAGAGTTACTAAATATCCTATTGCAAAAATTGAATTGAAAGAAAAAGGAGTTTCAACCTTATCGGCTCGTAAAATTTGGTTCGACGATACCGTTCAGCGTTTAAATACCGATGGTAGAGGTGATTTCTTAGGAGAGTTTAAAGCTACCGACAAGATATTAACCATCATGCAATCGGGCGAATACCAATTAACTGGATTCGATTTGTTTACCAAGTTTGATGAAAACATGATTGTTATTGAGAAATGGAATCCTAAAAAACCTGTTTCTGCAATTTATTACGACGGCGACAAAAAACAATACAATGTAAAACGATTTTTGGTGGAACCAACAAGCAATAAAGTGTTGTTTATTACCGAACACCCTGATTCGTTTTTGGAAGTAGTCTCTACCGATTGGAAACCTCAAATACAATTGAACTTTGCTAAAGATAAAGGTGTAGAACGTGCCTCAGAAACGATAAAATTAGAAGATTTTATTGCTGTAAAAGGACTAAAAGCAATTGGTAACCGTTTAACTACTTACAAAGTTAAAAACATTGATTTGTTAGAACCACTTCCGTTCGAAGAAGTTGTTGAGGATGTTGAAGAGGTAGAAGATGAAAGTCAGAAGTTGGAAGAAGATACAGAAGATATAGACGATGGAGATGAGCAAGTTGAAGAATCGGATGATGAAGACGATAATGAAGAAGAGGAATTAATGACTAAAAAAGAAACAAAACCTGCCATATCATTACCTTCGGTTGAGAAAAAAGAAAAAAAAGGACCAATTAAACCTATTGACGACGATAGCGAAAACCAAATGAAATTATTTTAA
- a CDS encoding TolC family protein, translated as MKLVNAHIQKIIILVFLSSTSILNAQTWSLQQCIDTALVNNKNLQISRNNQQISEQKRKEVQANLIPKLEVNGEYKYFTDLPYQLMPLSTFNPQAPEGQFKEAQFGVPHNINANLQLSVPLYNAQLYSNISTTKIATELSSLQYKKTEEQVFFEVSNLYYNAQILQHQILFLDSNIQNNNALLKTMSLLKSQLLAKETDVTKIALQLQQLQTQRDLLINKHQQVLNGLKIMVGLPLTTNIEVDQSIVFETKPDQISTNNVDLQLAQTKSRLLSNELKSIKRSRLPSLALFGMYGTTGFGYDKQPNDFLNFYPISFAGIKLQYPLFNGTVTQRKINQKKFEIDNADLQLTLLNDQTAMQTENALSEKIISKQTVDNTLKQVQLAEDIYRKTILQQKQGTANLTEVLMADNALREIQQQYLSAIVGYLKADLELKKLTGNFSVKQ; from the coding sequence ATGAAGTTAGTAAACGCTCACATACAAAAAATCATAATACTTGTTTTTCTGAGTAGCACAAGCATTTTAAACGCCCAAACATGGAGTTTACAACAATGTATTGATACTGCTTTAGTAAATAATAAAAATTTACAGATAAGTAGAAATAACCAGCAAATTAGCGAACAAAAACGAAAAGAAGTTCAGGCGAATTTGATTCCAAAACTGGAAGTTAATGGCGAATACAAGTATTTCACAGATTTGCCTTATCAGTTAATGCCCCTATCTACGTTTAATCCACAAGCACCAGAAGGACAATTTAAAGAGGCTCAGTTTGGCGTTCCTCACAACATTAATGCAAACTTGCAATTGAGTGTGCCGTTGTATAATGCACAATTGTATAGCAACATTTCAACGACCAAAATCGCTACAGAATTAAGCAGTTTACAGTATAAAAAAACTGAAGAACAAGTGTTTTTTGAAGTGAGTAATTTGTATTACAATGCTCAAATTCTTCAACATCAAATTTTATTTTTAGACAGCAACATTCAAAACAATAATGCTTTACTGAAAACAATGAGTTTACTAAAAAGTCAGCTGTTGGCAAAAGAGACGGATGTTACTAAAATTGCTTTGCAACTGCAACAACTCCAAACGCAAAGAGATTTATTAATAAACAAACACCAACAAGTGTTAAATGGTTTAAAAATAATGGTTGGACTTCCTTTAACCACCAACATTGAAGTAGATCAAAGCATCGTTTTTGAAACAAAACCAGACCAAATCTCAACCAATAACGTTGATTTACAATTGGCTCAAACCAAATCTCGTTTATTAAGCAATGAATTAAAATCGATAAAACGCTCTCGATTACCTAGTTTAGCATTGTTTGGAATGTACGGTACAACTGGTTTTGGTTATGATAAACAACCTAACGATTTTTTAAATTTTTACCCCATCAGTTTTGCAGGAATTAAGTTGCAATACCCACTTTTTAATGGAACGGTTACCCAACGAAAAATTAACCAAAAGAAATTTGAAATTGACAATGCCGATTTGCAACTAACCTTGCTCAACGACCAAACTGCTATGCAAACAGAAAATGCGTTAAGCGAAAAAATAATTTCTAAACAAACGGTTGACAATACGCTTAAACAAGTCCAATTGGCTGAAGATATTTACCGCAAAACCATTTTACAACAAAAGCAAGGTACGGCAAATTTAACCGAAGTGTTAATGGCAGATAATGCGTTAAGAGAAATTCAACAACAATACCTTTCGGCAATTGTGGGCTATTTAAAAGCCGATTTAGAATTAAAAAAATTGACCGGAAATTTTTCAGTAAAACAATAA
- a CDS encoding TetR/AcrR family transcriptional regulator — translation MENKFTERQIEIMEAAIKRIDCCGIQELTIKNLAADINLSEAALYRHFKGKNEILLGLLTYFIMGMKERISSALSDKEKSPSEILRLIFTTQLNTFVNNPAIVSVIFSEGIFQFNKELSDKVSAMMKVMQTNIGEVVKRGQEVGVYNSLLGASATTTIIMGSMRMVVLKWKLSGHKSDLIKDGTSVLNGLINLLEK, via the coding sequence ATGGAAAACAAGTTTACAGAACGACAAATAGAGATAATGGAAGCTGCAATTAAGCGTATTGATTGCTGTGGAATACAAGAACTTACCATAAAAAATTTAGCTGCGGATATTAACTTATCGGAAGCTGCATTATACCGTCATTTTAAAGGTAAAAATGAGATATTACTGGGGTTGCTAACCTATTTTATTATGGGAATGAAAGAGCGAATTTCTTCTGCCTTATCAGATAAAGAAAAATCGCCATCAGAAATTTTAAGACTAATTTTTACTACACAATTAAACACCTTTGTAAATAACCCTGCAATAGTTAGTGTTATTTTTTCGGAAGGTATTTTTCAATTTAATAAAGAGTTGTCGGATAAAGTTTCGGCAATGATGAAAGTGATGCAAACCAATATTGGAGAGGTTGTTAAGAGAGGTCAAGAAGTAGGAGTTTACAATAGTTTACTTGGAGCATCTGCTACCACAACCATTATAATGGGAAGTATGCGAATGGTAGTACTGAAATGGAAATTATCAGGACATAAATCGGATTTAATTAAAGACGGTACATCGGTGTTAAACGGTTTAATAAATTTATTAGAAAAATAA
- a CDS encoding rhomboid family intramembrane serine protease has product MSITLIIIIITVAISLAANNNQELYSKLLFNPYQVTQHKEWHRLISHAFVHDRTNVFHLIFNMYVLYSFGNAVEDFLAYSMGSKAILYYLFIYLGGTMAATIPSLIKHKNNYAYNSVGASGAVSAVLFSAIAFMPLSGGIGIIFLPISIPPIIFGVLYIAYEMYMDKRGGTNIAHDAHIGGAAFGFLFTLLFVPGAFVNFISQIVAYFQ; this is encoded by the coding sequence ATGAGTATAACCCTCATCATAATTATTATTACAGTTGCTATTTCCTTGGCAGCAAACAATAATCAAGAACTTTATTCAAAACTGTTGTTTAACCCGTACCAGGTAACACAACATAAGGAGTGGCACAGACTAATTAGCCATGCATTTGTTCACGACCGAACCAATGTTTTTCATCTAATTTTCAACATGTATGTGTTGTATTCTTTTGGTAATGCAGTGGAAGATTTTTTAGCGTATTCTATGGGCTCAAAAGCAATATTGTATTATTTGTTTATTTATTTGGGAGGAACAATGGCTGCAACTATTCCTTCCTTAATCAAACACAAAAACAATTACGCCTATAACTCTGTTGGGGCTTCAGGAGCAGTATCTGCAGTATTATTTTCTGCCATAGCTTTTATGCCTTTAAGCGGAGGTATTGGAATAATATTTCTACCCATTAGCATACCTCCTATTATTTTTGGAGTGTTATATATTGCTTACGAAATGTATATGGATAAACGTGGTGGAACCAACATTGCACACGATGCACACATAGGAGGTGCAGCATTTGGATTTTTATTTACCTTATTATTTGTACCAGGTGCATTTGTAAATTTTATCAGTCAAATAGTAGCTTATTTTCAATAA
- a CDS encoding OsmC family protein: MDRHSYNVSLKWEEGRKGIMESPELPTKIEVATPPEFEKGIPGIWSPEHLFTASVLSCFMTTFLAIAEYSKLEYESFDCDAEGILDKVDGKFLMTEINLNAKLKINDISKKEKAERVLHKSEAACLISNSIKTTVNLNCEIS, from the coding sequence ATGGACAGACACAGTTATAACGTTTCCCTAAAATGGGAAGAAGGAAGAAAAGGAATAATGGAATCACCAGAGCTTCCTACTAAAATTGAAGTGGCAACACCGCCAGAATTTGAAAAAGGAATTCCTGGTATTTGGTCGCCAGAACATTTATTTACCGCATCGGTTTTAAGTTGTTTTATGACTACCTTTTTAGCCATTGCCGAATACTCAAAATTAGAATATGAATCTTTTGATTGTGATGCAGAAGGTATTTTAGATAAAGTAGATGGCAAGTTTTTAATGACCGAAATAAACCTCAATGCCAAGTTAAAAATTAACGACATCAGCAAAAAAGAAAAAGCTGAACGGGTGTTACATAAATCAGAGGCTGCTTGTTTAATTTCTAATTCAATTAAAACAACCGTTAATTTGAACTGCGAGATAAGTTAA
- a CDS encoding efflux RND transporter periplasmic adaptor subunit, with protein sequence MKKYIYIIAGIMITALVVFKLASNKNKSEDRIYHYDKEAPIEIETITVKSSELTTETAYAGTFEANKEVKVTADIQGKINEMLVDLGSEVKKGQALIQLDNALLKLQLQAAEVTVKGLENDVNRYTILAEADAIQGVQLEKATLGLQAAKIQRATLLEQISKSTIKAPFDGVVTMKMTETGAFAAPGVPLLQLTEIQQLRFTIFVAENDINLFKVNNTYSIVPDNNKEQILQGKIIAVGSQANPAGSFPVQFIVNNPNQNQLKSGMFGKVQLQQNITKEGLYIPVALIQGGEENASVYVVKNNKAELKKITIKTKIQDKVLVTAGIKAGDVLVSKGFINLFDGANVKVN encoded by the coding sequence ATGAAAAAATACATCTACATCATTGCAGGAATTATGATAACTGCTTTAGTCGTTTTTAAATTAGCGAGCAATAAAAACAAATCGGAAGATAGAATTTATCATTACGATAAAGAAGCTCCTATTGAAATTGAAACGATAACGGTTAAATCAAGTGAATTAACCACCGAAACTGCTTATGCAGGAACTTTTGAAGCCAATAAAGAAGTGAAAGTTACCGCTGATATTCAAGGGAAAATTAACGAAATGTTGGTGGATTTAGGTTCGGAAGTAAAAAAAGGACAAGCATTAATTCAGTTAGATAATGCGTTACTTAAGCTTCAATTGCAAGCTGCTGAAGTAACGGTTAAGGGCTTAGAAAATGATGTAAATCGTTATACCATTTTAGCTGAAGCAGATGCTATACAAGGCGTTCAGTTAGAAAAAGCTACGTTGGGACTGCAAGCAGCAAAAATTCAACGTGCGACGTTGTTGGAGCAAATTTCCAAATCCACGATTAAAGCTCCTTTTGATGGTGTAGTTACTATGAAAATGACTGAAACGGGAGCTTTTGCTGCTCCAGGTGTACCATTGCTGCAACTTACAGAAATTCAACAATTACGCTTTACCATTTTTGTTGCTGAAAACGATATTAACTTGTTTAAAGTAAACAATACTTATTCTATTGTTCCTGACAATAACAAAGAACAAATTTTACAAGGAAAAATTATTGCAGTTGGAAGCCAAGCTAATCCCGCTGGAAGTTTTCCAGTACAATTTATCGTAAACAATCCCAACCAAAACCAATTAAAATCGGGAATGTTTGGTAAAGTTCAATTGCAACAAAATATTACTAAAGAAGGCTTGTATATTCCTGTTGCATTAATTCAAGGTGGTGAAGAAAATGCCAGTGTTTATGTTGTAAAAAACAACAAAGCGGAATTGAAAAAAATAACCATTAAAACAAAAATACAAGATAAAGTATTGGTTACCGCTGGCATAAAAGCAGGCGATGTACTGGTTAGCAAAGGATTTATCAATTTGTTTGATGGAGCAAATGTCAAAGTAAATTGA
- a CDS encoding DUF3365 domain-containing protein, whose protein sequence is MKKTVITAFSVLLGLLFLQSCGRNAEPITVEEESTKVDEQVALKLMSQTCFTCHNPDMEIDNRVAPPLFKIREHYLDDETTQDEFVKNITYFINNPTEENSIMPGAVRNFGLMPKMTFKDEDIKLIAAYLFENDVASDEWYARWEAFNKQPKTDEEKLSFEDMGLKYAMGTKAILGKNLMNAIQTKGAEHAVDFCNIKAIPLTDSMSVEFGAKIKRVSDKPRNANNQANAEELSFIEELKVKIAKGEKLVPKVVEHDDKMVGYYAIETNKMCLQCHGVANADVHASTLAKIKTKYPDDKALGYKENEIRGIWVVEMTK, encoded by the coding sequence ATGAAAAAAACGGTAATAACAGCTTTCTCAGTATTGTTAGGTTTACTTTTTTTACAAAGTTGTGGTAGAAATGCTGAACCAATTACTGTTGAGGAAGAAAGTACAAAGGTTGATGAGCAAGTGGCTTTAAAATTAATGAGCCAAACGTGTTTTACCTGCCATAATCCTGATATGGAAATCGACAATAGAGTTGCTCCTCCTTTGTTTAAAATTCGAGAACATTATTTGGATGATGAAACAACTCAAGATGAGTTTGTAAAAAACATTACATACTTTATTAATAACCCAACCGAAGAAAATTCTATAATGCCAGGAGCTGTTCGCAATTTTGGATTGATGCCAAAAATGACTTTTAAAGATGAAGACATTAAATTGATTGCAGCATATTTGTTTGAAAATGATGTCGCCTCTGATGAGTGGTATGCTCGTTGGGAAGCTTTTAATAAGCAGCCAAAAACTGATGAGGAAAAATTGAGTTTTGAAGACATGGGTTTAAAGTATGCTATGGGAACGAAAGCCATTCTGGGTAAAAACTTGATGAATGCCATTCAAACCAAAGGAGCAGAACATGCGGTTGATTTTTGTAACATCAAAGCCATTCCATTAACCGATAGTATGTCGGTTGAGTTTGGTGCTAAAATAAAAAGAGTAAGTGATAAACCTCGAAACGCTAACAATCAAGCTAACGCTGAGGAATTAAGTTTTATAGAAGAACTTAAAGTAAAAATAGCAAAGGGTGAAAAATTAGTTCCAAAAGTTGTTGAACACGATGATAAAATGGTAGGATATTATGCCATTGAAACCAATAAAATGTGTTTGCAATGTCACGGTGTAGCAAATGCTGATGTTCATGCATCAACTCTAGCAAAAATTAAAACCAAATATCCTGACGACAAAGCTTTGGGTTACAAGGAAAATGAAATACGAGGAATTTGGGTGGTAGAAATGACTAAATAA
- a CDS encoding HAD family hydrolase produces the protein MLRKIIFLDRDGVINVERGDYTYKIEDFKFVDGLFSALEKLKQRGFEFVVITNQGGISKKIYNHNDLFLVHSHMREQFTKHNIPLLAVFYCPHHNEIEKCICRKPDSLMLEKAIAKYQIDVSNSYFIGDSERDILAAQKVNVTGIKVNKNDDINKYLNQIKTP, from the coding sequence ATGTTAAGAAAAATAATATTTCTTGATAGAGACGGTGTCATTAATGTAGAACGTGGCGACTACACCTATAAAATTGAAGATTTCAAATTTGTTGATGGGTTATTTTCGGCTTTAGAAAAGTTGAAACAACGAGGATTTGAGTTTGTTGTTATCACCAATCAAGGAGGTATTTCGAAAAAAATTTATAACCATAACGACTTATTTCTCGTACACAGTCACATGCGAGAGCAATTTACAAAACATAATATTCCCTTATTAGCTGTATTTTATTGTCCGCACCACAATGAAATTGAAAAATGTATTTGCCGAAAACCTGACTCATTAATGTTAGAAAAAGCCATTGCTAAATACCAAATTGATGTTTCAAACTCATACTTTATTGGCGATAGCGAGCGAGACATTTTAGCTGCACAAAAAGTAAATGTTACTGGAATTAAAGTAAATAAAAACGACGATATAAACAAGTACCTCAACCAGATAAAAACACCCTAA